One genomic segment of Bacteroides caccae includes these proteins:
- a CDS encoding isoprenyl transferase → MSYIEQIDKTRIPQHVAIIMDGNGRWAKQRGKERTYGHHAGAETVQKITEDAARLGIKYLTLYTFSTENWNRPQKEVSALMNLLLDSIEEETLMKNNLRFQVIGDFMKLPADVQASLKACIEHTVHNTGMCLVLALSYSSRWEITEAARQIAAQVKAGEISPEQITDEYISSHLSTNFMPDPDLLIRTGGEIRLSNYMLWQCAYSELYFCDTFWPDFDNEELYKAICEYQQRERRFGKTSEQIS, encoded by the coding sequence ATGTCCTATATAGAGCAAATAGACAAAACTCGGATCCCCCAACACGTAGCTATTATTATGGATGGCAACGGACGGTGGGCTAAGCAACGGGGAAAAGAACGTACTTACGGTCACCACGCAGGCGCGGAAACAGTGCAGAAAATCACAGAAGACGCTGCACGGTTGGGAATTAAGTATCTGACTTTATACACCTTCTCAACCGAGAACTGGAATCGACCACAGAAAGAAGTGTCGGCTCTGATGAATCTATTGTTAGATTCTATTGAAGAGGAGACATTGATGAAGAATAATCTCCGCTTTCAAGTCATCGGTGATTTCATGAAATTACCTGCTGATGTGCAAGCTAGTCTGAAAGCATGCATAGAACATACAGTTCATAATACAGGTATGTGTCTGGTGTTAGCTCTTAGTTATTCTTCCCGTTGGGAGATAACTGAAGCAGCCCGACAAATAGCAGCACAAGTTAAAGCAGGAGAAATATCTCCTGAACAAATAACAGATGAGTACATATCCTCTCACCTATCAACAAACTTCATGCCTGATCCGGATCTGTTGATCCGCACGGGGGGAGAAATCCGGTTAAGCAACTATATGTTATGGCAATGTGCTTATTCAGAACTTTATTTTTGTGATACCTTTTGGCCGGATTTTGACAACGAAGAACTCTATAAAGCTATCTGCGAATATCAACAAAGAGAACGCAGGTTCGGCAAAACCAGTGAACAAATCAGCTAA
- a CDS encoding DUF6242 domain-containing protein, translating to MRIKFLSFIASFFMVSFVITSCLDDDNNIEYSPDATIHAFELDTTGLGKYKFTIDQLKSEIYNEDSLPVHADTIIDKILITKLTTASGVVTMKDQSGKDSIINIADSIDLRKPIKLKVWSTEALAGTSPDQTREYTISVRVHKHDPDSLRWNYVAKISNSESIKEQKTVILGENILTYSVVDNVLKVYIAQKGNAMSWVSNSLEENPFKNSLPSSILSYNNKLYATTADNNDGNVYESTNGIKWETSGLFENEHVNLLLAPLSNKITYIKTINETKVFASTNEITSNAKTDQELQVVPDDFPIGNISYTTYTTATGLEGIMLIGEHAKQPIAGDIEAIVPWGYMGSIWVSFPPNNEETSCPVLQTPTIMYYNNQFYIFGEKFESFYTSEAGLAWKKANKKFSFPYQDWSEADFKPSKEQPEFRGRETYSSVLDDKNDYIYILFSGGTASFEEEVEDEEDEEKSSKATKTHTYTYESEVWRGRLNQLWFDKDPLNAGK from the coding sequence ATGAGAATAAAGTTTTTATCATTTATTGCGAGTTTTTTCATGGTGTCATTCGTTATAACGTCATGTCTTGACGATGATAACAACATCGAATATAGTCCGGACGCGACTATACATGCGTTTGAACTTGATACAACAGGCCTTGGGAAGTATAAATTCACTATTGACCAATTGAAAAGTGAAATCTATAATGAAGATTCACTTCCTGTTCATGCTGATACCATTATTGATAAAATTCTAATAACTAAATTGACTACAGCGTCCGGTGTCGTGACAATGAAAGACCAAAGCGGCAAGGATTCTATCATTAACATCGCAGATTCTATTGATCTCAGAAAGCCTATCAAACTTAAAGTATGGTCAACAGAAGCATTGGCCGGCACTTCTCCTGATCAAACAAGAGAATACACGATTAGTGTACGAGTACATAAGCATGATCCGGATTCATTGAGGTGGAATTATGTTGCTAAAATTAGTAATTCTGAGTCCATTAAAGAACAAAAAACAGTCATTTTAGGAGAGAACATTCTTACTTATTCTGTAGTGGATAATGTCCTCAAAGTATATATTGCACAAAAAGGAAACGCAATGTCATGGGTCTCAAACTCTTTGGAAGAGAATCCATTTAAGAATAGTCTTCCTTCTTCAATATTGTCATACAACAATAAATTATATGCAACAACAGCCGATAATAATGACGGTAACGTGTATGAATCTACCAATGGTATAAAATGGGAGACTTCAGGCTTATTTGAAAATGAACATGTAAATCTACTCCTAGCTCCTTTAAGTAATAAAATAACATACATCAAGACAATAAATGAAACAAAAGTTTTTGCTTCTACTAATGAAATAACTTCCAACGCAAAAACAGACCAAGAACTTCAAGTTGTACCAGATGACTTCCCTATTGGAAACATATCTTATACAACTTATACTACAGCAACTGGTCTTGAAGGAATTATGCTCATCGGAGAACATGCTAAACAGCCAATAGCCGGAGATATTGAAGCTATCGTTCCATGGGGATATATGGGCAGTATATGGGTTTCATTCCCACCAAATAACGAAGAGACAAGCTGCCCGGTACTACAAACCCCTACCATTATGTATTATAACAACCAGTTCTATATCTTTGGAGAGAAATTTGAATCATTCTATACCTCAGAAGCAGGTCTTGCATGGAAAAAAGCAAATAAAAAGTTCTCTTTCCCTTATCAGGACTGGAGCGAAGCTGATTTTAAGCCAAGTAAAGAGCAACCGGAATTCAGAGGTAGAGAAACCTATTCCTCTGTATTAGACGACAAGAATGACTATATATATATTTTATTTAGCGGAGGAACTGCTAGTTTTGAGGAAGAAGTGGAAGATGAGGAAGATGAGGAAAAAAGTAGTAAAGCTACTAAAACACATACCTACACTTATGAATCTGAAGTATGGCGCGGTCGTTTGAACCAGCTATGGTTTGACAAGGATCCGCTAAATGCCGGTAAATAA
- the ribD gene encoding bifunctional diaminohydroxyphosphoribosylaminopyrimidine deaminase/5-amino-6-(5-phosphoribosylamino)uracil reductase RibD — protein MEEEKYMRRCIELAKNGLCNAAPNPMVGAVIVCDGRIIGEGYHIRCGEAHAEVNAIRSVKDESLLKRSTIYVSLEPCSHYGKTPPCADLIIEKQIPRIVIGCQDPFSQVAGRGIQKLKDAGREVIVGVLESECRQLIRRFITFNTLHRPYITLKWAESADHFIDLERTDGQPVVLSSPLTSMLVHKRRAESVAIMVGRRTALLDNPSLTVRNWYGRNPIRVVLDRTLSLPNDLQLFDGNVPTLVFTANKHPEAKNITYITIDFNHNLFTQIMEELYQRKIQSLLVEGGSQLLQSFIANELWDEIYIEKCPNKLYSGVKAPEICDKFSYSTEEHFGRQFWHYIHQDKLK, from the coding sequence ATGGAAGAAGAAAAATACATGAGGCGTTGCATTGAGCTGGCAAAAAATGGTCTATGTAACGCTGCCCCCAACCCAATGGTAGGGGCTGTCATTGTATGCGACGGACGTATTATCGGCGAAGGTTATCACATTCGTTGTGGAGAAGCGCACGCAGAAGTTAATGCGATTCGTTCCGTCAAAGACGAATCATTATTAAAACGTTCTACTATTTATGTCAGTCTGGAGCCATGTTCCCATTACGGAAAAACGCCACCTTGCGCAGACTTGATTATAGAGAAACAGATTCCACGTATTGTTATCGGTTGCCAGGACCCGTTTTCACAAGTTGCAGGAAGGGGTATCCAAAAACTAAAAGATGCAGGACGGGAAGTAATTGTAGGCGTATTAGAAAGTGAATGCAGACAGTTGATTCGTCGTTTCATCACTTTCAACACGCTTCATCGGCCTTATATTACTCTTAAATGGGCGGAATCTGCCGATCATTTTATTGACTTGGAACGAACGGACGGGCAACCTGTTGTACTCTCCTCTCCTCTGACTTCAATGCTCGTACATAAAAGAAGAGCAGAATCTGTTGCTATCATGGTAGGCAGGCGAACAGCATTACTAGACAATCCTTCTCTGACCGTACGTAACTGGTATGGACGAAATCCGATACGTGTCGTATTAGACCGTACGTTGTCTCTTCCTAATGATTTGCAGCTATTTGACGGCAATGTGCCAACATTAGTCTTTACAGCAAACAAACATCCGGAAGCGAAGAATATCACATATATCACAATCGACTTTAATCACAACCTATTCACTCAGATAATGGAAGAACTCTATCAACGAAAAATACAATCATTACTGGTGGAAGGAGGCAGCCAACTTCTTCAGTCATTTATAGCCAATGAGTTATGGGATGAAATATATATCGAGAAGTGCCCCAACAAGCTATATTCCGGTGTTAAAGCACCTGAAATATGCGATAAATTTAGTTATTCGACAGAAGAACACTTCGGAAGACAGTTTTGGCATTACATTCATCAAGATAAGCTAAAATAG